A stretch of the Rosa rugosa chromosome 5, drRosRugo1.1, whole genome shotgun sequence genome encodes the following:
- the LOC133710668 gene encoding cinnamoyl-CoA reductase-like SNL6 isoform X3, with protein sequence MKYEKPTVCVLDASTYVGFWILKGLLAQGFRVHAEETEIQKKIREMEKEEERLVVFSVDVFDYHSILLALKGCSAVFCCLDSPEAYDEKMVNLEVRGAINVVEACAQTDSVEKILFSSSLAAAIWKEDISSEKDVDEKSWSDPEFCRKLKLWYALAKTQSEQAAWALSMDRTLKMISINSGLVLGPSVAQQNPRTTMSYLNGAAQMYENGVLAFVDVDFLVNVHIRALEDQSACGRYFCFSHIVNTEDEAVKLAQSLSPLISLPPRYHYEGSEAHIERLTTKKLSKLVEGAAY encoded by the exons ATGAAGTACGAGAAACCCACAGTTTGCGTTCTTGATGCTTCAACCTACGTTGGCTTTTGGATTCTCAAAGGATTACTTGCTCAAGGCTTCAGAGTTCACGCAG AGGAAACAGAGATTCAGAAGAAAATTAGGGAaatggagaaggaagaagagagattAGTAGTTTTCTCTGTTGATGTTTTTGATTATCATAGCATTCTTTTGGCTTTGAAAGGTTGCTCTGCTGTGTTCTGTTGTCTAGACAGTCCAGAAGCATATGAT GAAAAAATGGTGAATTTAGAGGTGAGAGGAGCAATCAATGTTGTTGAAGCATGTGCTCAGACAGACAGCGTGGAGAAGATTTTGTTCTCTTCTTCATTGGCTGCAGCAATATGGAAGGAGGACATTTCTTCAGAGAAGGATGTGGATGAAAAGTCATGGAGTGATCCAGAATTTTGCAGGAAATTGAAG TTGTGGTATGCCTTGGCAAAGACACAATCGGAACAGGCTGCTTGGGCTCTGTCAATGGACCGGACTCTTAAGATGATCTCTATAAATTCTGGACTAGTCCTTGGACCTAGTGTTGCACAACAAAATCCGCGAACAACTATGTCATATCTTAACG GAGCAGCTCAAATGTATGAAAATGGTGTACTAGCATTTGTCGATGTGGACTTTCTTGTGAATGTTCATATCCGAGCTCTGGAGGACCAATCTGCTTGCGGGAGATATTTCTGCTTCAGTCACATAGTGAATACTGAGGACGAAGCTGTTAAGCTTGCACAGAGCTTGAGTCCTTTAATATCTTTACCACCAAG GTATCATTACGAAGGGAGTGAGGCACATATCGAGCGATTGACGACTAAGAAGTTGAGCAAGCTGGTTGAGGGAGCTGCCTATTAG
- the LOC133710668 gene encoding cinnamoyl-CoA reductase-like SNL6 isoform X2, protein MKYEKPTVCVLDASTYVGFWILKGLLAQGFRVHAGTQKNEETEIQKKIREMEKEEERLVVFSVDVFDYHSILLALKGCSAVFCCLDSPEAYDEKMVNLEVRGAINVVEACAQTDSVEKILFSSSLAAAIWKEDISSEKDVDEKSWSDPEFCRKLKLWYALAKTQSEQAAWALSMDRTLKMISINSGLVLGPSVAQQNPRTTMSYLNGAAQMYENGVLAFVDVDFLVNVHIRALEDQSACGRYFCFSHIVNTEDEAVKLAQSLSPLISLPPRYHYEGSEAHIERLTTKKLSKLVEGAAY, encoded by the exons ATGAAGTACGAGAAACCCACAGTTTGCGTTCTTGATGCTTCAACCTACGTTGGCTTTTGGATTCTCAAAGGATTACTTGCTCAAGGCTTCAGAGTTCACGCAGGTACCCAGAAGAATG AGGAAACAGAGATTCAGAAGAAAATTAGGGAaatggagaaggaagaagagagattAGTAGTTTTCTCTGTTGATGTTTTTGATTATCATAGCATTCTTTTGGCTTTGAAAGGTTGCTCTGCTGTGTTCTGTTGTCTAGACAGTCCAGAAGCATATGAT GAAAAAATGGTGAATTTAGAGGTGAGAGGAGCAATCAATGTTGTTGAAGCATGTGCTCAGACAGACAGCGTGGAGAAGATTTTGTTCTCTTCTTCATTGGCTGCAGCAATATGGAAGGAGGACATTTCTTCAGAGAAGGATGTGGATGAAAAGTCATGGAGTGATCCAGAATTTTGCAGGAAATTGAAG TTGTGGTATGCCTTGGCAAAGACACAATCGGAACAGGCTGCTTGGGCTCTGTCAATGGACCGGACTCTTAAGATGATCTCTATAAATTCTGGACTAGTCCTTGGACCTAGTGTTGCACAACAAAATCCGCGAACAACTATGTCATATCTTAACG GAGCAGCTCAAATGTATGAAAATGGTGTACTAGCATTTGTCGATGTGGACTTTCTTGTGAATGTTCATATCCGAGCTCTGGAGGACCAATCTGCTTGCGGGAGATATTTCTGCTTCAGTCACATAGTGAATACTGAGGACGAAGCTGTTAAGCTTGCACAGAGCTTGAGTCCTTTAATATCTTTACCACCAAG GTATCATTACGAAGGGAGTGAGGCACATATCGAGCGATTGACGACTAAGAAGTTGAGCAAGCTGGTTGAGGGAGCTGCCTATTAG
- the LOC133710668 gene encoding cinnamoyl-CoA reductase-like SNL6 isoform X1, with amino-acid sequence MKYEKPTVCVLDASTYVGFWILKGLLAQGFRVHAGTQKNDHLIHAEETEIQKKIREMEKEEERLVVFSVDVFDYHSILLALKGCSAVFCCLDSPEAYDEKMVNLEVRGAINVVEACAQTDSVEKILFSSSLAAAIWKEDISSEKDVDEKSWSDPEFCRKLKLWYALAKTQSEQAAWALSMDRTLKMISINSGLVLGPSVAQQNPRTTMSYLNGAAQMYENGVLAFVDVDFLVNVHIRALEDQSACGRYFCFSHIVNTEDEAVKLAQSLSPLISLPPRYHYEGSEAHIERLTTKKLSKLVEGAAY; translated from the exons ATGAAGTACGAGAAACCCACAGTTTGCGTTCTTGATGCTTCAACCTACGTTGGCTTTTGGATTCTCAAAGGATTACTTGCTCAAGGCTTCAGAGTTCACGCAGGTACCCAGAAGAATG ACCATTTGATCCATGCAGAGGAAACAGAGATTCAGAAGAAAATTAGGGAaatggagaaggaagaagagagattAGTAGTTTTCTCTGTTGATGTTTTTGATTATCATAGCATTCTTTTGGCTTTGAAAGGTTGCTCTGCTGTGTTCTGTTGTCTAGACAGTCCAGAAGCATATGAT GAAAAAATGGTGAATTTAGAGGTGAGAGGAGCAATCAATGTTGTTGAAGCATGTGCTCAGACAGACAGCGTGGAGAAGATTTTGTTCTCTTCTTCATTGGCTGCAGCAATATGGAAGGAGGACATTTCTTCAGAGAAGGATGTGGATGAAAAGTCATGGAGTGATCCAGAATTTTGCAGGAAATTGAAG TTGTGGTATGCCTTGGCAAAGACACAATCGGAACAGGCTGCTTGGGCTCTGTCAATGGACCGGACTCTTAAGATGATCTCTATAAATTCTGGACTAGTCCTTGGACCTAGTGTTGCACAACAAAATCCGCGAACAACTATGTCATATCTTAACG GAGCAGCTCAAATGTATGAAAATGGTGTACTAGCATTTGTCGATGTGGACTTTCTTGTGAATGTTCATATCCGAGCTCTGGAGGACCAATCTGCTTGCGGGAGATATTTCTGCTTCAGTCACATAGTGAATACTGAGGACGAAGCTGTTAAGCTTGCACAGAGCTTGAGTCCTTTAATATCTTTACCACCAAG GTATCATTACGAAGGGAGTGAGGCACATATCGAGCGATTGACGACTAAGAAGTTGAGCAAGCTGGTTGAGGGAGCTGCCTATTAG